Within the Candidatus Lokiarchaeota archaeon genome, the region CCACCACCAAGCAAGAGCACTTTGCTTTCAACCTCAGCAGTTACACCTCTTGCAAGTGCTAGGCCGATATCCTTGGTATGAACGAATTCAATCCGCTGTTCAAGCGGTATCTCGAACATAATCGGATCGATATTCATACTAAGGCGAAGGGGCGTAACGACACCGAATCGCATGATTACCCACCGAAGGCCACTAGCCTTCACCATTTTTTCGGATTCAATTTTGTGTGATGTGTATGCATCAGTTGCAACTTGGGGATCATTAGCCTTTCTTGGAGCGCCTTCACCGGTACAATGACCGTACGTGGCAATTGAGCTTGCGTACACAAATTTCGGTTCGAGTTCAGATTCTAGCGCAGCATCAATGAGATGTTTGGTTCCACCAACATTGACTTCCCTTGCAAGCTGCAAATTTCTGTCTGTTTGAGGGGGAATGATTGCCGCAAGATGGATGATAGCCTCTATACCGTTCAAAGCCTCTGATACATCCGAGTAGCTTCGAATGTCACCCCAGAAGATATCGAAATCCAATTCTTCACCCAATTTCTCGTTTATCTTGTGGTTCTTCTTGTTTGGAAGGTCAAAGCAACGGACATCATGGCCATGATTGCAAAGAGCTTCCAAGGTGCTTTCGCCCACGTTACCAAAGGCCCCTGTCAACAGTACTTTCATAGCGCTCAAAAATTGGTCAAGATACTAGATTAACCTTTGTAGTAGCGACCAATCGCACAGAGAATGGAACCAGAAACAGCCTTTGCGCAATGCTAATATCAAAAGATTCTGCAAATAAGAGAAAAACATGCTTGGTGTTATACAATGACAACAAATTGCCATGAAATGCATAAAGGACAAGTTTACGTTTGTAAAGAGTGTGGGCTTGAACTCGAAGTAGTTGCGGAGTGCGAATCTTGTGGTACTGATCCCGACACATGCGAATGTGATGAACCCTGTACATTCCGCTGTTGCGGAGAAGAACTCACCCTAAAAGAATAGGCTCTTTCATTCCTATTCTTTCCTTTCTTTTTCCTCGTACTTCTGCTACCACAATATTGCTCAATTCTGCTTTTGTTTCGTTACCAAAATTTAATAAGAAATCTTAACGATATTAAAGTATGATTGATAAGGAACCATACGGACATGGAGCACTCAAATGGGTATCAACTACGTGGCTTGAAGACCACATGGATGAAGTGAAGATTGTTGACGTACAGCCAGATGTGCATGATTATTTCAAAGCGCACATTCCTGGAGCTGTATACCTAGCGGGCAAAACTTTCAGGGCTCCCTTGAACGGATTGCCTGCACAATACGTAACCCCACAACATATTGAAGGGTTACTCGGACGAATCGGACTTACCAAAGACACACCAGTTGTCGTCTATACTGGCGTGGGCAAACACAAAGGATGGGGCGATGGACTGGATCAACCCATGATGGCCTATACACTCCTAAGGCACGGAGCCAAGGAGGTTTATCTCCTCGATGGTGGCATCGACAAGTGGATCGAGGAAGGCCGCGAAATCAGCCAGGAGTTCCCAGACATTACTCCTGAAGTCTTTGATGCAGAAGTGGACGAAGATGTGTTCATGACACTTGAAGAGGTCGAAGAGAAAAAAGACATGGATGATGTTATTCTCCTCGATGCCCGACCGCCCAAATTCTATACGGGTGAGGAATCTCCTTGGATCAGAGATGGACATATCCCAGGAGCAGTCAACCTCCCATGGGCAATTCTAATGACAGACGATAACAAAATGGAACTCAAAGCGATAGAAGAAATCGAGAGTCTTGCAGAAGAGGTTGGTGCAACCAAAGACAAGCTCATCATCTGCAGTTGTGGAACAGGCAGGGAAGCAACAGCAGAATACACAATCTTCAAACACCTGCTAGGATATCCCAAGGTAAAGCTTTTCGAGGGTAGCTTCACGGAGTGGAGCACTGACCCTGACAGAGAAGTCGTAACCGGTAAGGACCCATACTAATCAAAACACACCCATTTGGCAATACAGAGGTGCGCCCAACAGTTCAAGGGCGCACATTCTATTTCTTTTTTTGTTACTTCTGAGTAACACTTGATTTCATAGACTAAGATAGTGATACGAAAAACCAATAGTGTCCCTGAATGGGAACTCATATACAATTGCGGGACTGAGTATGAGCTCTGAAATCAACCAGGGTATCGGTACATTGTCTGAGACAACCCTCCACGCAAAGCTGAAGGAGTTATACGCTGGAATTGATGGTGAGATGGAAGTCCCAGTAGATGGATTCATAGCAGATGTTGTGAAAGATGAATGCATAATCGAGATACAAACAGGAAATTTCTCCA harbors:
- a CDS encoding NAD-dependent epimerase/dehydratase family protein, whose amino-acid sequence is MKVLLTGAFGNVGESTLEALCNHGHDVRCFDLPNKKNHKINEKLGEELDFDIFWGDIRSYSDVSEALNGIEAIIHLAAIIPPQTDRNLQLAREVNVGGTKHLIDAALESELEPKFVYASSIATYGHCTGEGAPRKANDPQVATDAYTSHKIESEKMVKASGLRWVIMRFGVVTPLRLSMNIDPIMFEIPLEQRIEFVHTKDIGLALARGVTAEVESKVLLLGGG
- a CDS encoding sulfurtransferase; amino-acid sequence: MIDKEPYGHGALKWVSTTWLEDHMDEVKIVDVQPDVHDYFKAHIPGAVYLAGKTFRAPLNGLPAQYVTPQHIEGLLGRIGLTKDTPVVVYTGVGKHKGWGDGLDQPMMAYTLLRHGAKEVYLLDGGIDKWIEEGREISQEFPDITPEVFDAEVDEDVFMTLEEVEEKKDMDDVILLDARPPKFYTGEESPWIRDGHIPGAVNLPWAILMTDDNKMELKAIEEIESLAEEVGATKDKLIICSCGTGREATAEYTIFKHLLGYPKVKLFEGSFTEWSTDPDREVVTGKDPY